A single region of the Natronoglycomyces albus genome encodes:
- a CDS encoding DUF3307 domain-containing protein — protein MIDPGTTSYVFIALFIGHIIGDLITQTDHQAANKTAPGREGRRACLAHVIGYGLTQTAVTVALIALADVDIHPVALVVGLALSILTHYPLDRGPVLPWISRITRGSKFWSTPSGRLLTDQTAHLTMITIAALIISV, from the coding sequence ATGATTGACCCCGGAACCACCAGTTACGTCTTTATCGCTCTATTCATCGGCCATATCATCGGCGACCTGATCACCCAAACGGACCACCAAGCCGCGAACAAAACCGCCCCCGGCCGCGAAGGCCGACGCGCCTGCCTTGCCCACGTCATCGGCTATGGACTCACCCAAACCGCAGTAACGGTCGCCCTGATCGCCCTCGCAGACGTTGATATTCACCCTGTCGCGTTGGTAGTTGGGCTAGCACTATCAATCCTGACTCATTACCCGCTTGACCGTGGCCCCGTACTCCCCTGGATTTCCCGCATCACCCGCGGCTCCAAATTCTGGTCCACACCCTCCGGCCGTTTGCTGACTGACCAAACCGCACACCTAACCATGATTACAATCGCCGCACTCATCATCAGTGTCTAA
- a CDS encoding nuclease-related domain-containing protein: MKRSRGRWRVLHGVELGFRSGDIDHLLIGPYGVFTVNTKHHPGKLVSLGRGGVFVHGHHRPYPVKARREADRVGSALRAKVGQPVSVIPLVVIHGHKNRLRGWWWRRPLGVAVVPSRWIRLFLWLRRRPILSSEEVDEVYAIARKSTTWAYA, encoded by the coding sequence GTGAAACGTAGTCGCGGTCGGTGGCGGGTTTTGCATGGGGTGGAACTGGGGTTTCGCTCCGGCGATATCGATCATTTGCTGATTGGCCCCTATGGTGTGTTCACGGTGAACACGAAACACCACCCGGGCAAGTTGGTAAGCCTCGGCCGGGGTGGTGTGTTTGTGCATGGACATCACCGGCCGTATCCAGTTAAAGCGCGTCGGGAAGCCGACCGGGTGGGTTCGGCACTTCGGGCCAAGGTCGGGCAACCGGTGTCAGTGATTCCTCTGGTGGTTATTCATGGCCATAAGAACCGGCTGCGGGGTTGGTGGTGGCGTCGGCCTTTGGGTGTGGCAGTGGTTCCATCTCGATGGATTCGACTATTTCTGTGGCTTCGCAGGCGTCCCATACTCTCTAGTGAAGAGGTCGACGAGGTCTATGCGATAGCACGTAAATCAACAACATGGGCCTATGCCTAA
- a CDS encoding UvrD-helicase domain-containing protein, whose amino-acid sequence MTKKIDTHATVAAGAPGFRDCEQCGQSFKVRLQASGRQQRYCSSRCRQRTHRAKGVDPVARRRDLEARWKVVAAFSFQRYLETIDDQELAQVARLVSSAENLFGLGVDPVAIDPVLPKPAAGVDGLKSAPVAARPEKQQAVRASDFGEVAGLRPTQEQAAIIEAFSSGENLIIEAGAGTGKTSTLKMAATLQPDKRGLYLAFNKAIATDARKSFPKTVECRTAHSMAYAAVGVTYKHRLGGRRLPANQVAERLGLSTFVAGEIRLDARAVARLVSDTVLRYCRSVDKNLHAGHVPYVPGIDAPAAQAALAAAVVPAAEFMWADIRNIDGVFWFSHDHYLKMWALSRPQLDFDFLLFDEAQDADPLLASIVQDQKGQLVAVGDACQAIYHWRGAVDAMSTWPAKHRLYLTESFRFGPAIADEANLWLSELDSPLRLTGAGGPSTIDTTANPNAILCRTNGKALSEAIRAMDSGTRVALVGGAASIKRLAEASLDLQSGRATSHPELVAFNSWEEVQEYAEHNAEASDLATLVKLIDNVGSREIISAATALTDERHASLVISTAHKAKGREWGSVGIAHDFTEPKVGDDGSPGAIRRADAMLAYVAVTRAKRQLDPGGLAWIHGRGSGKWHNPEW is encoded by the coding sequence GTGACTAAAAAAATAGATACTCATGCCACTGTTGCCGCTGGTGCTCCCGGGTTTCGTGATTGCGAGCAATGTGGCCAGTCATTCAAAGTTAGGTTGCAGGCGTCGGGTCGTCAGCAGCGATATTGCTCATCCCGGTGCCGTCAGCGGACCCACCGCGCCAAGGGCGTTGATCCGGTTGCGCGGCGGCGCGACCTTGAAGCCCGCTGGAAAGTTGTTGCTGCTTTTTCGTTCCAGCGCTATCTGGAAACGATCGATGATCAGGAACTGGCTCAGGTCGCCCGCCTAGTGTCCTCGGCTGAGAATCTGTTTGGGCTCGGAGTCGATCCAGTGGCGATTGACCCCGTCCTGCCAAAGCCGGCTGCTGGTGTTGATGGCCTCAAGAGTGCGCCTGTCGCAGCGCGGCCGGAGAAGCAACAGGCTGTGCGGGCCAGTGATTTCGGCGAAGTTGCTGGGTTGCGTCCAACCCAGGAGCAAGCGGCGATCATTGAAGCGTTCTCCAGTGGCGAGAACTTGATCATTGAGGCTGGGGCGGGCACCGGTAAAACTTCTACGCTGAAGATGGCTGCCACACTGCAACCAGACAAGCGCGGTCTCTACCTGGCGTTTAACAAGGCGATTGCTACTGATGCGAGGAAAAGTTTCCCGAAAACTGTTGAGTGCCGCACTGCTCATTCGATGGCCTACGCTGCTGTCGGCGTTACCTACAAACACCGGCTGGGGGGTCGACGCCTACCCGCCAACCAAGTCGCCGAGCGGCTTGGACTCAGTACGTTCGTAGCTGGCGAGATTCGACTGGACGCGCGCGCTGTCGCTCGGCTGGTTTCGGACACTGTTTTGCGTTACTGCCGATCAGTGGACAAAAACCTGCACGCGGGGCATGTCCCCTATGTGCCCGGTATCGACGCTCCGGCGGCCCAGGCTGCTCTCGCGGCGGCTGTGGTCCCTGCTGCCGAGTTCATGTGGGCCGACATTCGCAACATCGATGGTGTCTTTTGGTTCAGTCACGATCACTATTTGAAGATGTGGGCATTGTCCCGGCCGCAACTCGATTTTGATTTCCTATTGTTCGATGAGGCCCAGGACGCTGATCCCCTGTTGGCCTCAATCGTCCAGGATCAAAAAGGCCAGTTGGTTGCCGTAGGCGATGCTTGCCAGGCTATCTACCATTGGAGAGGCGCGGTCGATGCCATGTCCACGTGGCCTGCCAAGCACCGCCTCTACCTGACCGAGTCCTTCCGTTTTGGCCCGGCAATCGCCGATGAGGCTAACCTCTGGTTGTCCGAACTTGACTCGCCTTTGCGCTTGACTGGTGCCGGTGGCCCCAGCACCATCGACACCACGGCGAATCCCAATGCGATTCTGTGTCGCACCAACGGTAAAGCCCTATCCGAAGCCATCCGCGCTATGGACTCCGGCACACGTGTCGCCCTCGTCGGTGGTGCCGCCTCGATCAAACGTCTGGCCGAGGCATCCCTAGACCTCCAATCTGGGCGGGCCACCTCGCACCCGGAATTGGTGGCTTTTAACTCCTGGGAGGAAGTCCAGGAGTACGCGGAGCACAACGCCGAGGCATCCGACCTCGCCACTCTGGTCAAACTAATCGACAATGTTGGTTCCCGCGAGATCATTTCCGCTGCCACAGCCCTCACCGATGAGCGCCACGCTTCCCTGGTCATCTCTACCGCGCACAAAGCGAAGGGGCGCGAATGGGGCTCGGTTGGGATCGCGCACGACTTCACCGAACCTAAAGTCGGCGACGATGGTAGCCCTGGCGCGATTCGTCGCGCTGATGCGATGCTCGCCTACGTCGCCGTTACCCGCGCCAAACGTCAACTCGATCCCGGTGGTCTCGCCTGGATACACGGTCGCGGATCAGGCAAATGGCACAACCCTGAATGGTAA
- a CDS encoding HAD family hydrolase has translation MGLVAIDLDDTLIDGEDVLSPATASALGDLEAAGVAWCVATGRAVGRVGHLGLEPTAGWMCAHGSRSWAESWEYLAALRGPNLTELLALVDEALPGARVGGDIADTLIAGPGYPLPQWPGRKIQEVTAGQLAECELDMVRLHHPNAHSLVEFVASAGLDVNVWEIGSSGSYAEATAAGATKAIALEKLAAHRGLDMSAVAAIGDGQTDAPMLAAVGLGVAMPDSHPETLAAADVVASHGVAAALRDIARVSQ, from the coding sequence GTGGGTTTGGTAGCAATTGACTTGGACGACACGCTCATAGATGGTGAAGATGTGCTCTCACCTGCGACGGCCTCGGCATTGGGGGACTTGGAAGCGGCTGGGGTGGCTTGGTGTGTGGCCACGGGTAGGGCTGTCGGCCGGGTGGGTCACTTGGGCTTGGAACCGACGGCGGGGTGGATGTGCGCGCATGGCAGCCGGTCCTGGGCAGAATCCTGGGAGTACCTGGCAGCCTTGCGGGGGCCAAACTTGACTGAACTCCTGGCGCTCGTCGATGAGGCCCTTCCGGGGGCGAGGGTCGGCGGCGATATCGCGGACACGTTGATTGCCGGGCCAGGTTATCCACTGCCGCAATGGCCGGGCCGTAAAATTCAGGAAGTTACTGCCGGGCAGTTGGCAGAGTGTGAATTGGATATGGTGCGCCTCCATCATCCAAACGCACACTCACTGGTTGAGTTCGTCGCCTCGGCTGGGCTAGACGTCAACGTTTGGGAGATTGGCTCCAGCGGGTCCTATGCGGAAGCAACCGCAGCGGGGGCGACGAAAGCTATTGCCTTGGAGAAACTAGCCGCGCACCGGGGTCTCGACATGTCCGCAGTGGCCGCTATAGGTGATGGGCAGACAGACGCGCCCATGTTGGCGGCCGTGGGCCTGGGAGTGGCAATGCCTGATAGTCACCCGGAAACGTTGGCGGCCGCTGACGTGGTTGCCAGTCATGGTGTTGCGGCCGCCCTACGCGATATCGCTCGGGTCTCTCAATAA
- the tgmB gene encoding ATP-grasp ribosomal peptide maturase: MTVLVLTHHSDITADLVVVALDQLDVPVFRVDPADIGSGTDLDASFTGTVWEGYLRVGSRTVDLADIRSVYYRRPTAWTGPEGMEPAEVAWAAEEVRAGFGGVLMSLDRLWINHPRLAMWASNKPVQLATAAACGFDVPTTLVTNVPDSAIEFASTAETIIYKTLSGSPRVQGAAIYTTRLDQAAVTEKAESITYTLHQFQHEIPKAFEVRLTVVGTELFAARIDAGSEETRLDWRVDYDALSWSRIEVPAQITAAVRTFMNRFELEFSTFDFAVSPSNAWFLFEANINGQWGFVEQHTKAPIAAAIARRLAEGKPTA, translated from the coding sequence GTGACCGTACTTGTCTTGACCCATCACAGCGATATCACTGCTGACCTTGTCGTCGTGGCCCTGGATCAGCTTGACGTTCCTGTGTTTCGCGTTGACCCCGCCGATATTGGCTCTGGCACTGACCTCGACGCTTCATTTACCGGCACCGTATGGGAGGGCTACTTGCGAGTCGGCTCCCGCACAGTGGACCTAGCCGACATCCGCTCGGTGTACTACCGCAGGCCAACTGCCTGGACAGGCCCCGAAGGGATGGAACCGGCCGAGGTGGCATGGGCTGCCGAGGAAGTTCGTGCCGGGTTCGGAGGGGTACTCATGAGTCTGGACCGGTTGTGGATCAACCACCCGCGTTTGGCGATGTGGGCCTCTAACAAGCCCGTGCAACTGGCTACCGCCGCTGCGTGCGGGTTCGATGTCCCCACCACTCTGGTCACCAACGTTCCTGACTCGGCTATTGAGTTCGCGTCTACCGCTGAGACGATCATCTACAAGACGTTGTCGGGCTCCCCGCGCGTCCAGGGCGCTGCCATCTACACGACGCGCCTAGACCAGGCCGCGGTCACTGAAAAAGCCGAGTCGATCACCTACACTCTCCATCAGTTCCAGCATGAGATCCCGAAAGCGTTCGAGGTTCGGCTGACCGTGGTTGGCACCGAGTTGTTCGCTGCCCGGATCGATGCTGGGAGTGAGGAGACCAGGTTGGACTGGAGGGTTGACTATGATGCCCTGTCCTGGAGCCGTATCGAGGTCCCCGCTCAGATCACCGCCGCAGTTCGAACATTCATGAACAGATTTGAGCTGGAGTTTTCAACGTTCGACTTCGCCGTGAGTCCTTCAAATGCCTGGTTCTTGTTTGAAGCCAATATCAACGGGCAATGGGGATTCGTCGAACAGCACACAAAAGCACCAATCGCGGCGGCTATCGCTCGCCGCCTGGCCGAAGGGAAACCGACCGCATGA
- a CDS encoding helix-turn-helix domain-containing protein: MSARQINEHIGRAVRVARSRANLTLDAAGAKCGFSASVLSRLERGLQFWTVADLRIVVDRLGVPACEVGLVDEDGLGEAVTSPEKVGHDDTMRRRVLLYRSAAFLGAALIPATPVDQILHQMPKVEAPRLPNLAVRIQAAEEQLRAMHVPLLQRALAQLLPTAHAAYKSASTTTAAEAAELLARTYIVAAQVLYRSSKDASAAVAADRAVRYASEGHDPVTAAEAGRIVGIVLRRLADPTAIEVLTRTADSLIEHTGLAAPAPSATYANILCTAAYTAASQDDYNSAWEYFRVAAAAHQPAAAMSTADLAVYRISIARAAGDYGATLAHARAIDPATIPTQHAQGRYWQDIALASWNKADVPTTIHALEQLNEVASQQLLDRPWAHQLVEDILHTTTGGRSTSIRAIKSRQKVARSD, translated from the coding sequence ATGAGCGCTCGTCAGATTAATGAGCACATCGGTCGGGCGGTGCGCGTTGCTCGTTCTCGGGCCAACCTCACCCTTGACGCGGCTGGAGCGAAATGCGGTTTCAGCGCCTCGGTTTTGTCCCGTTTGGAACGCGGACTTCAGTTTTGGACGGTAGCCGATCTGCGCATTGTTGTAGACCGACTGGGCGTCCCAGCCTGCGAAGTTGGTCTCGTCGACGAGGATGGCTTGGGCGAGGCAGTGACATCTCCTGAGAAAGTGGGGCATGATGACACGATGAGACGGCGAGTCCTCCTATATAGATCAGCGGCATTTCTTGGTGCTGCGCTGATCCCTGCGACACCGGTTGACCAGATATTGCACCAAATGCCCAAGGTCGAGGCCCCCAGATTGCCCAACCTCGCTGTCCGTATCCAAGCCGCTGAGGAGCAGCTGAGGGCCATGCATGTGCCACTACTTCAACGCGCCCTTGCCCAGCTTCTCCCCACCGCCCACGCGGCCTACAAGTCCGCATCGACCACCACCGCCGCCGAAGCCGCAGAGCTCCTGGCCCGCACTTATATTGTTGCCGCACAGGTTCTTTACCGCTCCTCAAAGGATGCGTCGGCTGCCGTGGCAGCTGACCGCGCAGTGCGTTACGCCAGCGAAGGCCACGATCCAGTCACCGCCGCCGAGGCCGGACGAATCGTCGGCATCGTGCTTCGCCGCCTGGCCGACCCGACTGCCATTGAAGTCTTGACCCGCACGGCTGACTCACTCATCGAACACACTGGCCTGGCCGCTCCGGCACCATCGGCCACTTACGCAAACATCTTGTGTACCGCCGCCTACACTGCCGCTTCTCAGGACGACTACAACAGCGCGTGGGAATACTTCCGTGTGGCTGCCGCAGCCCACCAACCTGCGGCAGCCATGAGTACTGCCGACCTAGCCGTCTACCGCATCTCCATTGCCCGTGCCGCTGGAGACTACGGGGCCACTCTCGCCCATGCCCGCGCAATCGACCCCGCCACTATTCCCACCCAACACGCTCAGGGGCGATACTGGCAGGACATAGCCCTAGCATCGTGGAATAAGGCCGACGTGCCCACCACCATCCACGCCCTTGAACAGCTCAATGAAGTGGCTTCCCAGCAGCTACTCGACCGACCCTGGGCACACCAACTCGTCGAAGACATCCTCCACACCACCACCGGAGGCAGATCCACCTCGATCCGCGCGATTAAGTCTCGGCAGAAAGTAGCCCGTTCTGACTAG
- a CDS encoding methyltransferase domain-containing protein — MTPQHLATILRDSGAISSESVYAAFAAIRREAFAPKFWVRAADGVRSCLTHSDDHDANEAWLKAVYEDNSLVTHLDKHGVAVSSSSQPTVMARMLDAIDAAPGHQVLEIGTGTGYNAALLCHLVGDTNVFSVDIDPEVVETARERLKSEGYQPRLAAGDGRTAQIGGPWDRLIATCGVRTVPPEWIRQCKPGAIMVLNIGYALARLEVSSDRTATGHFVAGYSAFMFARDAANAADPGLRIDTTALTSLRSYTEQIPTQIHSEAFQVILSLLAPNLTHLRLGPNRSAFAHVDGTRLLAEHDLLRGDLNVWDEVIAAYHRWSNWGFPNLHDMTVALTTEGHLDLQPRQAAEPKPV; from the coding sequence ATGACCCCTCAACACCTCGCCACAATCCTCCGTGACTCCGGCGCGATCAGCTCCGAGAGCGTCTATGCTGCATTCGCAGCTATCCGCAGGGAGGCCTTCGCCCCTAAGTTCTGGGTTCGCGCCGCTGACGGCGTACGTTCCTGCCTGACTCATTCGGATGACCATGATGCGAACGAGGCATGGTTGAAGGCAGTGTACGAAGACAACTCCCTGGTCACCCACCTCGATAAACACGGTGTCGCGGTCTCCTCGTCGTCCCAACCGACCGTCATGGCCCGGATGCTCGACGCCATAGATGCCGCGCCCGGACATCAGGTGCTGGAGATTGGCACTGGCACCGGCTACAACGCCGCTTTGCTATGCCATCTGGTCGGCGACACGAATGTATTCAGTGTGGACATTGACCCTGAGGTGGTAGAAACTGCCCGAGAACGACTCAAGAGCGAGGGTTACCAGCCGCGCCTAGCAGCAGGCGACGGCCGTACCGCGCAGATTGGTGGCCCCTGGGACCGTCTCATTGCCACCTGCGGGGTCCGTACCGTCCCACCTGAGTGGATCAGACAGTGCAAGCCCGGAGCAATCATGGTCCTCAACATCGGCTACGCCCTCGCCCGTCTCGAAGTATCTAGTGACAGGACTGCGACCGGGCACTTCGTCGCGGGGTACTCTGCGTTCATGTTCGCCCGTGACGCGGCCAATGCGGCCGACCCCGGCCTACGTATTGACACCACCGCTCTCACCTCTCTCCGCAGCTACACCGAGCAGATCCCCACACAGATCCACTCTGAGGCATTCCAGGTCATCCTTAGCCTGTTGGCACCCAACCTGACCCACCTACGCCTTGGCCCCAATCGGTCAGCCTTTGCTCATGTGGATGGCACCAGGTTGCTAGCCGAGCACGATCTCCTGCGCGGTGACCTCAACGTGTGGGATGAGGTCATAGCGGCCTACCACCGTTGGAGCAATTGGGGCTTCCCTAACCTCCACGACATGACTGTCGCCCTCACTACCGAAGGCCACCTCGACCTACAACCACGCCAGGCCGCTGAACCTAAGCCCGTATAG
- a CDS encoding SprT-like domain-containing protein yields the protein MNDSTAAPSAITVPLITALQGAWDAIQARHDDVPPVVITLGAGSLDRGGLKLGHFAADRWHHAATATDLSEVFIGGEGLERGSDEVLATLLHEAAHVVANVRGIQDTSRQGRWHNKKFKALAEELGLTVTKDDKLGWSPSQLAEDAATVYADTLQSLNEALTVYRRAEIHAQPGTKGATNTVQPALCGCPRRIRVAPSVLEEAPIVCGSCGQEFQHETADAGT from the coding sequence GTGAATGACAGCACCGCCGCTCCCTCCGCCATCACAGTTCCCCTCATTACTGCTTTGCAGGGTGCGTGGGATGCCATACAGGCTCGCCATGACGACGTTCCACCTGTTGTCATCACGTTGGGTGCCGGTTCCCTAGACCGGGGTGGTTTGAAACTGGGCCACTTCGCGGCCGACCGGTGGCACCATGCCGCTACCGCGACCGATCTCTCAGAGGTTTTCATCGGGGGTGAGGGTTTGGAGCGCGGCAGCGATGAAGTGCTGGCAACGCTACTGCATGAAGCCGCCCATGTGGTCGCGAATGTTCGCGGCATCCAGGACACGAGCCGTCAGGGCCGTTGGCACAACAAGAAATTCAAGGCCCTCGCTGAAGAGCTGGGCTTGACCGTGACGAAGGACGACAAGCTTGGTTGGAGTCCTAGCCAGCTAGCTGAGGACGCCGCCACGGTTTACGCCGATACCCTCCAAAGCCTTAATGAGGCCTTGACCGTTTACCGCCGCGCTGAGATCCACGCTCAACCCGGCACCAAGGGAGCGACAAACACGGTTCAACCGGCGCTGTGTGGCTGCCCGAGGCGCATCCGGGTTGCCCCCAGTGTGCTGGAAGAGGCCCCGATTGTGTGTGGATCATGTGGCCAGGAATTCCAGCATGAAACGGCTGATGCGGGCACGTAA